From the Maioricimonas rarisocia genome, one window contains:
- a CDS encoding O-antigen ligase family protein, producing MFGRFEAGTSQWSSGRAKSRRRGFSAASTGSADTHAQAPPLPPRMTQALECEYALQRILLRLVDASLAAAIVVIPMLMGGRLAFGQVAFTVVGFSAAILWCLLQLSRQNATWHRSLADPLLLVAIGLGVLQVIQLPPALLNSISPELQSMLPLWQEGVAAKQFGTWTTLSVVPAESLSTLIPVIAGILLFWTFCQRIHGLADVERLLTWCLWSSILMAGFGLLQFVASNGRFFWFFDYPHTDTWSEAKGAFSNPNHFGMFLAMGMPLACWKLFISSSAKKEASRESGGWGDGGDRWEQLHWWCVAGGVPLLVAGLLLSQSRSAAAVAGAAVVFQVILFWKFGAIDRRSLTRAGLMIVVVGLSVVASLGVMGQRLVQSTDANLRELASLDVDKMDASNARRKIWGANLQGIGDFPLVGTGLGSHREVYYRYLDQTEGQSEYSHAENGYLQVALESGLIGLAIVVGLILILLDASRRLLFANAPAQARIVAVTVTAGLLANLLQSIVDFVWYVPGCMVVVVVFAAGLIRLAKMARAPDTAAISTLVAHPPVRFLLRGAWGGATVFLFGATLAGAGYKWSEVEAEPYWFEYIRLVNGSTAAQADPEDLVADSRILLHQRIVNLLKAARANPRAHRIQLRAASAWRKLFELGQEHSGAGMTLDDIEAAVVASAFESVDEMNQWLDRPGVIGENRRFLEASMRQVERSLRLCPLQARGYVALAELGWLRGDSDDLKQAMLDQAIAARPYDARVRLAVGKNAWLQGTPEEAIDHWRVAFRNDREVRQMLIRALSGAVPASFFLENFDIDAEVLVELRGAYDPQAHPESYVQLSRGLAEALLTLAREGRDGKAVEYYGRAHRCLVEIDEVEQATAVLQEAVAEHPYEFDLRRRFGMWCLAQQDFEQAAKHLTWCLNRRPNDPQLQQQAELATRSSLQSEVIHRAAAGREYGGYR from the coding sequence GCCTCTGCCGCCGAGGATGACGCAGGCACTCGAGTGTGAATACGCCCTGCAGCGAATTCTGCTCAGACTGGTGGACGCCTCGCTGGCCGCTGCCATTGTCGTGATCCCCATGCTGATGGGCGGGCGGCTGGCCTTCGGGCAGGTCGCCTTCACGGTCGTCGGCTTTTCGGCGGCGATCCTGTGGTGCCTGCTGCAACTCTCGCGGCAGAACGCCACCTGGCATCGTTCGCTGGCTGATCCGTTACTGCTTGTTGCAATCGGGCTGGGCGTGCTGCAGGTGATTCAACTGCCGCCGGCGCTGCTGAACAGCATCTCGCCGGAACTGCAGTCGATGTTGCCGCTGTGGCAGGAGGGAGTCGCGGCAAAGCAGTTCGGCACGTGGACGACGCTCAGTGTCGTCCCGGCCGAGTCACTTTCGACGCTGATCCCCGTCATCGCCGGCATTCTCCTGTTCTGGACATTCTGCCAGCGGATTCATGGCCTCGCGGACGTTGAGCGGCTGCTCACGTGGTGCCTGTGGTCTTCGATCCTGATGGCAGGCTTCGGTCTGCTGCAGTTCGTAGCCAGCAACGGACGGTTCTTCTGGTTCTTCGACTACCCCCACACCGATACCTGGTCCGAGGCGAAAGGGGCCTTCAGCAATCCCAACCATTTCGGCATGTTTCTGGCGATGGGAATGCCGCTGGCCTGCTGGAAGCTGTTCATCAGTTCGTCGGCGAAGAAAGAGGCCAGCCGAGAGTCGGGTGGCTGGGGTGATGGAGGAGACCGCTGGGAGCAGCTTCACTGGTGGTGCGTGGCCGGGGGCGTTCCGCTGCTGGTTGCCGGCCTGCTGCTCTCGCAGTCGCGCTCAGCCGCGGCGGTGGCGGGAGCGGCCGTCGTTTTTCAGGTGATTCTGTTCTGGAAGTTCGGCGCAATCGACCGCCGGTCGCTCACGCGGGCCGGATTGATGATTGTCGTCGTCGGGCTGTCCGTTGTCGCCTCTCTGGGCGTCATGGGACAGCGGCTGGTCCAGAGTACCGATGCCAACCTGCGGGAACTGGCTTCGCTCGACGTCGACAAGATGGACGCCAGCAACGCCCGTCGAAAGATCTGGGGAGCCAATCTGCAGGGAATCGGCGACTTTCCTCTCGTCGGGACCGGGCTCGGCTCGCATCGCGAAGTCTACTACCGCTATCTCGACCAGACTGAAGGGCAGTCGGAGTACTCCCACGCCGAAAACGGCTATCTGCAGGTGGCTCTGGAGTCCGGTCTGATCGGTCTGGCCATTGTAGTGGGGCTGATTCTGATCCTCCTCGATGCCTCGCGGAGGCTGCTGTTCGCGAACGCTCCAGCGCAGGCCCGCATCGTGGCCGTGACTGTCACGGCGGGCTTGCTGGCGAACCTGCTGCAATCGATTGTCGACTTTGTCTGGTACGTGCCCGGCTGCATGGTGGTCGTGGTGGTCTTCGCCGCAGGGCTGATCCGCCTGGCGAAGATGGCCCGGGCGCCCGACACCGCAGCCATCAGCACATTGGTCGCTCATCCACCGGTGCGGTTCCTGCTGAGAGGGGCATGGGGTGGTGCGACGGTCTTCCTGTTCGGAGCGACTCTCGCCGGTGCGGGTTACAAGTGGTCGGAAGTCGAGGCCGAACCGTACTGGTTCGAGTACATCCGGCTGGTGAATGGCAGCACCGCGGCGCAGGCGGATCCTGAGGATCTGGTGGCCGACTCGCGGATTCTGCTGCATCAGCGAATCGTCAACCTTCTCAAAGCGGCACGCGCGAACCCGCGTGCCCACCGTATTCAGCTGCGTGCCGCCAGTGCGTGGAGAAAACTGTTCGAACTCGGGCAGGAGCATAGCGGCGCCGGGATGACGCTCGACGACATCGAGGCGGCTGTGGTCGCCTCGGCGTTTGAGAGTGTGGACGAGATGAACCAGTGGCTCGACCGGCCAGGCGTCATCGGCGAGAACCGCAGGTTTCTCGAAGCGTCGATGCGACAGGTCGAACGGTCCCTGAGGCTGTGTCCGCTGCAGGCCCGCGGGTACGTTGCCCTGGCGGAACTGGGGTGGCTGCGTGGCGACTCCGACGACCTTAAGCAGGCGATGCTCGATCAGGCGATTGCAGCTCGACCCTACGACGCCCGTGTCCGTCTGGCAGTCGGCAAGAACGCATGGTTGCAGGGAACCCCCGAAGAGGCGATCGACCACTGGCGGGTGGCGTTCCGGAACGACCGCGAAGTCCGGCAGATGCTGATCCGGGCACTCTCTGGAGCGGTGCCGGCGTCCTTCTTTCTCGAAAACTTCGATATCGACGCAGAAGTGCTGGTGGAACTGCGGGGGGCGTACGACCCGCAGGCCCATCCCGAGTCGTATGTGCAGCTCTCACGTGGTCTTGCCGAGGCTCTGCTCACGCTGGCCCGCGAAGGTCGGGACGGAAAGGCCGTCGAATACTACGGCCGGGCGCACCGCTGCCTGGTGGAGATCGACGAGGTCGAGCAGGCAACGGCTGTCCTTCAGGAGGCGGTTGCGGAACATCCGTACGAGTTCGATCTGCGTCGACGCTTCGGCATGTGGTGCCTGGCGCAGCAGGACTTCGAGCAGGCCGCGAAGCATCTCACGTGGTGCCTGAA